One Streptomyces lincolnensis genomic region harbors:
- a CDS encoding metallophosphoesterase — protein sequence MTQGAGQGPETERTATLRDFRVPAYVHETGSYGQSTHPGDIVPPHEQAYPEGYTPTERDLPVIHRGDTLDTAAVDPALVPAPQPDTLPGPLYVVGDVHGYIDELMAALQEKGLIDAAGNWAAGTARLWFLGDFTDRGPDGIGVIDLVMRLSAEAAAAGGYCKALMGNHELLLLGAKRFGDTPVNSGAGTATFQAAWLLNGGQKTDMDRLQDHHLQWMARLDAMESVDGHLLVHSDTTAYLDYGDSIEAVNDTVRETITRNDADEVWDLFRKFTKRFSFRDEGGADAVRSLLDMYGGTRIVHGHSPIPYLLGEVGSEDGEDPAGPLVEGPHVYADGLAIGMDGGVTMAGKLLVQQLPLDI from the coding sequence ATGACTCAGGGGGCCGGTCAGGGACCCGAGACGGAGCGTACGGCGACGTTGCGCGACTTCCGGGTTCCCGCGTACGTGCACGAGACCGGTTCGTACGGCCAGAGCACCCACCCCGGTGACATCGTCCCGCCGCACGAGCAGGCCTACCCGGAGGGGTACACGCCCACCGAGCGCGACCTTCCGGTCATCCACCGCGGTGACACCCTCGATACGGCGGCCGTCGACCCCGCACTCGTCCCGGCTCCCCAGCCGGACACGCTTCCCGGCCCCCTGTACGTCGTCGGCGACGTGCACGGCTACATCGACGAACTGATGGCCGCGCTCCAGGAGAAGGGCCTGATCGACGCCGCCGGCAACTGGGCCGCGGGCACCGCCCGGCTGTGGTTCCTCGGCGACTTCACCGACCGCGGCCCGGACGGCATCGGCGTCATCGACCTCGTGATGCGGCTGTCCGCCGAGGCCGCCGCGGCCGGCGGCTACTGCAAGGCCCTCATGGGCAACCACGAACTGCTGCTGCTCGGCGCCAAGCGGTTCGGCGACACCCCCGTCAACTCCGGCGCGGGCACCGCCACCTTCCAGGCCGCCTGGCTGCTCAACGGCGGCCAGAAGACCGACATGGACCGCCTCCAGGACCACCACCTGCAATGGATGGCCCGCCTGGACGCCATGGAGTCCGTCGACGGGCATCTGCTCGTCCACTCCGACACCACCGCCTACCTCGACTACGGCGACTCGATCGAGGCGGTCAACGACACCGTCCGCGAGACGATCACGCGCAACGACGCGGACGAGGTGTGGGACCTGTTCCGCAAGTTCACCAAGCGCTTCTCCTTCCGCGACGAGGGCGGCGCCGACGCCGTGCGCTCCCTGCTCGACATGTACGGCGGCACCCGCATCGTTCACGGCCACAGCCCCATTCCGTATCTGCTGGGCGAGGTCGGCTCCGAGGACGGTGAGGATCCAGCCGGTCCTCTGGTCGAGGGACCGCACGTCTACGCCGACGGGCTGGCCATCGGGATGGACGGCGGAGTGACCATGGCCGGAAAGCTGCTGGTCCAGCAACTTCCCCTGGATATCTGA